In a genomic window of Tursiops truncatus isolate mTurTru1 chromosome 7, mTurTru1.mat.Y, whole genome shotgun sequence:
- the LOC117313046 gene encoding LOW QUALITY PROTEIN: KRAB domain-containing protein 5-like (The sequence of the model RefSeq protein was modified relative to this genomic sequence to represent the inferred CDS: inserted 1 base in 1 codon) produces MAASQGLLTFQDVVIEFSQDKWEFLESTQWELYRDVMLENYKNVVSLGPVSKPDLVTFMEQRRXPWDVKGMETIAIHPGTGDPTQVEDAELPIKGYLEGSEENGMSHLHSLRPSVAVAQPPLPVMAPKTFLQKLERRS; encoded by the exons atggcAGCTTCTCAGGGACTGTTGACATTCCAGGATGTAGTCATAGAATTTTCCCAGGATAAGTGGGAATTTCTGGAAAGCACTCAATGGGAATTGTACAGGGATGTGATGTTAGAGAACTATAAAAACGTGGTCTCCTTGGGTCCTGTCTCTAAGCCAGACCTGGTCACCTTTATGGAGCAAAGAA GTCCCTGGGATGTGAAGGGAATGGAGACAATAGCCATACACCCAGGAACTGGGgaccccacccaggtggaggatg ctgaattgCCCATTAAGGGGTATTTGGAAGGGAGTGAGGAAAACGGGATGAGCCACCTCCACTCTCTTAGGCCTTCTGTTGCTGTTGCCCAACCCCCTCTTCCAGTGATGGCTCCAAAGACATTTCTACAGAAGCTGGAGAGAAGATCTTGA